The Edaphobacter sp. 12200R-103 genome contains a region encoding:
- a CDS encoding sodium:solute symporter → MNIYLIALLLYSIVLMGLGLVMSRKVKNSTDFLVAGRSLGPGRLFATFLAANIGAGSTVGATGLGYRMGMSAWWWVGSASIGTFLLAQFLGPKLWTIAKRHNLATLQDYLEFRYSKAVKAVIAVLFWFGALAILAGQLIAISWILDTVAGIPKWQGCLIGGVVAIVYCTAGGMMSSSFVNMFELAVTMSGLLLAVPFALHALGGWSHVHDLVLAHTANEARTSALFSMTGAGSKQLLAWIAILVPSFMISPGLVQKVYGAEDVHAVRTGVTLNSIGQAIFAFVPPVLGLCAFAAMPHLANPELALPSAMKALLPEWLGIWTLASIFSAELSATDAILFMLSTSLAVDLYKTFLNPAASQQKMLWVSRFTSVCAGVAGIALAVVLPSIIQAVSIFYGLIAVALFVPVLAGLYSKRVFAPAALSSIVAALTATLLAMRLTSGAGVGMLSPQVIGIATAAIVMISFRLFAPATNTSAEETVS, encoded by the coding sequence ATGAACATCTATCTCATCGCATTGCTGCTCTACTCCATTGTCCTGATGGGGCTGGGCCTTGTGATGAGCCGCAAGGTGAAGAACTCTACAGACTTTCTGGTCGCCGGCCGCAGCCTGGGGCCAGGGCGCCTGTTCGCCACATTTCTTGCGGCCAATATCGGAGCAGGTTCTACAGTCGGCGCAACCGGGCTGGGATACCGGATGGGAATGTCGGCGTGGTGGTGGGTCGGCTCGGCCTCCATCGGAACCTTCCTGCTGGCGCAATTTCTCGGACCCAAGCTCTGGACCATCGCGAAAAGACATAATCTCGCCACCCTGCAGGATTATCTTGAGTTTCGCTACAGCAAGGCAGTCAAAGCAGTCATCGCTGTGCTCTTCTGGTTTGGCGCGCTTGCCATTCTTGCGGGCCAATTGATTGCCATCTCGTGGATCCTCGACACCGTCGCGGGCATTCCCAAGTGGCAGGGCTGCCTCATCGGAGGCGTGGTCGCCATCGTCTACTGCACCGCTGGCGGCATGATGTCCTCCTCGTTTGTGAACATGTTCGAACTCGCGGTCACGATGTCAGGGCTTCTGCTGGCCGTCCCGTTTGCGCTGCATGCGCTGGGCGGATGGTCGCACGTGCACGATCTGGTTCTCGCCCATACAGCGAACGAGGCTCGGACGTCGGCTCTCTTCAGCATGACCGGAGCTGGTTCTAAACAACTGCTCGCATGGATTGCAATCCTCGTGCCGTCGTTCATGATCTCTCCGGGTCTGGTCCAGAAGGTCTACGGAGCAGAGGATGTCCACGCCGTGCGTACTGGCGTGACGCTGAACTCCATCGGGCAGGCTATCTTTGCATTCGTGCCGCCTGTCCTCGGCCTCTGCGCGTTTGCGGCGATGCCTCACCTTGCCAATCCAGAGCTTGCGCTGCCGTCCGCAATGAAGGCGCTGCTTCCCGAGTGGCTCGGCATCTGGACGCTGGCCTCCATCTTCTCGGCTGAGCTAAGTGCGACCGACGCCATCCTCTTCATGCTCTCCACCTCTCTCGCCGTCGATCTCTACAAGACATTCCTGAACCCCGCGGCGTCGCAGCAGAAGATGTTATGGGTCAGCCGCTTCACCTCGGTCTGCGCAGGCGTCGCCGGTATCGCGCTTGCCGTTGTTCTGCCGTCGATCATTCAGGCGGTCTCGATCTTCTACGGCCTGATCGCGGTGGCGCTGTTTGTGCCGGTTCTCGCTGGCCTTTACTCAAAGCGCGTGTTTGCTCCCGCCGCTCTCAGTAGCATTGTGGCTGCTCTGACGGCGACCCTTCTAGCGATGCGCCTTACAAGTGGCGCAGGCGTGGGCATGCTTTCCCCGCAGGTGATCGGTATCGCAACGGCGGCTATTGTAATGATCTCGTTTCGTCTCTTCGCGCCTGCGACCAATACAAGTGCAGAAGAGACAGTTTC
- a CDS encoding TonB-dependent receptor has protein sequence MREAFKTRFRRYLPAGSARLFLPLVLMVVSLCGGRLLLAQAAGQVSGVVYDPAGQVVSGVEVKLTSAATAAERTAMSGGDGAYAFPLVSPGIYRLKAMAMGFKTTSVEKVEVQVNGTSRVDVHLQLGVVVEEVTVTGGAPLVETGNATLGTVVNHRAVVDLPLNGRSFAQLGTLIPGVIAAPAALGGANGNATPGGFGNTTGSFNVNGMRNQSNSFLLDGAPNNDSFNSGFVMRPPPDAIEQFKIMTHSYDAQYGRSAGAIVNVVTRSGTNNWHGSVWEFNREAALAAKNYFAKTKPNYQQNQFGGTAGGKILRDRLFVFGFYEGFRLKDATSNVLNQPVPSAAMRRGDFSELSTKIIDPTTGQQFSYQGRANVIDPARISPVSAYLLSNSVPLPNAPGNYYTAAPPNIDNRDMGGVRVDLKVGAHALLGRYMRSHQNLFGPITPSNFAPAGNRQLMTLQDAMGSDTWVINARMINVARYARQWINGKPNQTSGVDLSSAGYSFHSTNAQAAGLPNVLVTGYFTQGDAQQPFALRKNSVDTISDDLTWTKGRHTLQFGGEVRRDGIGLLYINRPNGAFTFNANFTGYALADFLLGYPYMFQQGSGDPAMNGTSWTYSGYAQDQFRLSPKLTIVAGARYEVNQPYTEAKGHLAALHPGQQSTVQPNAPLGLVYPGDRETPAATYYADTNNVSPRLAAIYDPTGDGRTVFRAAYGIYFDTVPGQGDFFQNGTLAPPFQPLQEIDFYQRPGSTASSEWFSNPYRGVSTGAVGFPPGLTFIGWSLPHSYKAPRVQHYNLGIEHQFTSQMGFEVGYVGTRASQLPVFIEVNPTNVVPSTSAINAYAAGTRAVFPALGLTRPTFSAASSWYDSLQAQWTLRTWHRATATAAYTWSRSIDNVSGLNIGNDSRPVLPVTIGDQTSIDRAMERERGNSLFDTRNRFVLSFGYELPRLLGRPAAERLLIGGWQINGIFQAQSGNPFTVVNSSTTAQSLTFRPNMTCNPNDYANRNVGTTTTFFDTSCFALPKTGTKIDNSRSGDEPRGAVVGPGFNTTDASIFKIFWITETQHADFRFEVFNVFNEAHFAQPGLTFGTSTFGRITSTVGNDSRVIQMAFKYGF, from the coding sequence ATGCGTGAAGCATTTAAGACCCGCTTCCGGCGATATTTGCCTGCAGGTTCTGCTCGTCTGTTTCTTCCACTCGTTTTGATGGTGGTGTCTCTGTGTGGCGGGCGTCTGTTGCTCGCGCAGGCTGCGGGCCAGGTCTCTGGAGTCGTCTACGATCCGGCAGGGCAGGTGGTGTCCGGCGTGGAGGTAAAGCTGACCAGCGCGGCTACTGCGGCCGAGCGGACGGCGATGAGCGGCGGTGATGGCGCGTATGCCTTTCCCCTGGTGAGTCCCGGGATCTACCGGTTGAAGGCCATGGCCATGGGTTTTAAGACGACGAGCGTGGAGAAGGTCGAGGTGCAGGTCAACGGAACCTCGCGTGTTGATGTGCATCTGCAGCTAGGCGTCGTCGTTGAAGAGGTGACCGTGACAGGAGGTGCTCCGCTGGTGGAGACCGGTAATGCAACGCTGGGCACCGTGGTGAACCATCGGGCCGTGGTCGATCTTCCTCTGAATGGACGCAGCTTCGCACAGCTTGGGACGCTCATCCCCGGCGTCATTGCTGCTCCTGCAGCGCTGGGCGGCGCGAATGGAAACGCTACCCCGGGTGGCTTTGGCAACACGACTGGAAGCTTCAACGTAAATGGAATGCGCAATCAGTCGAACAGCTTTCTGCTGGACGGCGCTCCAAACAACGACTCGTTCAACAGCGGCTTTGTCATGCGGCCTCCGCCGGATGCGATCGAGCAGTTCAAGATCATGACGCACTCTTACGACGCGCAGTACGGCAGGAGCGCGGGCGCCATTGTGAATGTCGTCACTCGTTCCGGAACGAACAACTGGCACGGCAGCGTGTGGGAGTTCAACCGTGAGGCTGCACTGGCCGCGAAGAACTACTTCGCAAAGACGAAGCCGAACTACCAGCAGAATCAGTTTGGCGGAACGGCGGGAGGAAAGATCCTTCGTGATCGCTTGTTTGTCTTCGGCTTCTACGAGGGCTTCCGGCTGAAGGATGCGACCAGCAATGTGTTGAATCAGCCGGTGCCGAGCGCGGCGATGCGGCGGGGCGATTTCTCAGAGCTCTCCACGAAGATCATCGATCCTACAACGGGCCAGCAGTTTTCGTATCAGGGGCGTGCGAATGTCATCGATCCGGCGCGCATCAGCCCTGTCAGCGCGTACCTGCTCAGCAACTCCGTTCCACTCCCCAACGCCCCCGGCAACTACTACACCGCGGCGCCGCCGAATATCGATAACCGCGACATGGGTGGTGTGCGCGTCGACCTGAAGGTGGGGGCCCACGCGCTGCTTGGCCGCTACATGCGGTCGCACCAGAATCTCTTCGGTCCGATCACGCCATCGAACTTTGCACCGGCAGGCAATCGTCAGTTGATGACCCTGCAGGACGCCATGGGGTCTGACACATGGGTGATCAACGCGCGCATGATCAACGTCGCCCGATATGCGCGGCAGTGGATCAACGGCAAGCCCAATCAGACCAGCGGAGTTGATCTCAGCTCAGCGGGATACAGTTTCCACTCCACCAACGCGCAGGCAGCAGGTCTGCCGAATGTTCTGGTCACCGGGTACTTCACCCAGGGAGATGCCCAGCAGCCGTTTGCGTTGCGCAAGAACAGTGTGGACACGATCTCGGACGACCTTACATGGACGAAGGGACGTCACACCCTCCAGTTCGGTGGCGAAGTTCGCCGCGACGGAATCGGCCTGCTCTATATCAACCGGCCCAACGGCGCATTTACCTTCAACGCCAACTTCACGGGATATGCTCTGGCCGATTTCCTGCTCGGGTATCCGTATATGTTTCAGCAGGGATCGGGCGATCCGGCAATGAATGGAACTTCGTGGACCTACTCCGGGTATGCGCAGGACCAGTTTCGCCTCAGCCCCAAGCTGACGATCGTTGCTGGCGCACGCTACGAGGTCAACCAGCCCTACACCGAAGCGAAAGGACATCTGGCCGCGCTGCATCCGGGCCAGCAGTCGACGGTGCAGCCAAATGCTCCGCTCGGACTGGTCTATCCCGGTGATCGCGAGACGCCGGCAGCGACGTATTACGCAGACACGAACAATGTCTCGCCGCGACTTGCCGCCATCTACGACCCCACAGGCGACGGCCGGACAGTATTTCGCGCGGCCTATGGGATCTACTTCGACACGGTGCCCGGGCAGGGTGACTTCTTCCAGAACGGCACGCTGGCGCCGCCGTTTCAGCCGCTGCAGGAGATCGACTTCTATCAGCGGCCGGGAAGCACGGCAAGCTCAGAGTGGTTTTCTAATCCGTACCGGGGAGTCTCGACTGGAGCAGTCGGCTTTCCTCCCGGACTGACCTTCATCGGCTGGAGCCTTCCGCACTCCTACAAGGCTCCTCGGGTTCAGCACTACAACCTGGGCATCGAGCACCAGTTCACGTCGCAGATGGGCTTTGAGGTTGGCTATGTCGGAACGCGTGCGAGCCAGCTTCCGGTCTTTATCGAAGTGAACCCCACAAATGTGGTTCCGTCCACGTCAGCCATTAACGCCTATGCTGCGGGAACTCGCGCGGTATTTCCCGCGCTCGGGCTGACGCGACCTACGTTTTCAGCAGCAAGCAGCTGGTATGACTCGCTGCAGGCGCAGTGGACGCTGCGTACCTGGCATCGTGCGACGGCCACGGCGGCGTATACCTGGAGCCGGTCGATCGACAATGTCTCCGGCCTGAACATCGGAAACGACTCGCGCCCAGTTCTACCGGTCACGATCGGAGATCAGACCTCCATCGATCGTGCCATGGAGCGCGAGCGCGGGAACTCGCTCTTCGATACGCGCAACCGTTTTGTACTCAGCTTCGGCTACGAGCTTCCGCGTCTGCTAGGCAGGCCTGCAGCGGAGCGTCTGCTGATCGGTGGCTGGCAGATCAACGGTATCTTCCAAGCCCAGTCGGGCAATCCTTTCACGGTGGTGAACTCTTCGACCACAGCGCAATCGCTGACCTTCCGGCCCAACATGACGTGCAATCCGAACGATTATGCGAATCGGAATGTGGGAACCACGACAACGTTCTTTGATACATCGTGCTTCGCCCTTCCTAAGACAGGAACGAAGATCGACAACAGCAGGTCGGGTGATGAACCGCGCGGCGCAGTCGTGGGACCGGGCTTCAATACGACAGACGCCTCCATCTTCAAGATCTTTTGGATCACCGAGACGCAACACGCGGACTTTCGCTTTGAGGTCTTCAATGTCTTCAACGAAGCCCATTTCGCGCAACCTGGGCTGACGTTTGGAACGTCCACATTCGGCCGCATCACTTCGACTGTCGGCAACGACTCGCGTGTCATTCAGATGGCCTTCAAGTACGGCTTTTAG
- a CDS encoding GntR family transcriptional regulator → MESIVETLYRRLRQDIVECELTPGRAFSETEFGRLYNASRTPIREVCRRLEHDGLIRIIPFRGYRIAPLSVAEFHDLEELQLIFEPEAAALAAERASEEEIAEMKKLATYEYRVGDRSSYREFIQTNYQLHTLIAQSTRNMRLLDVVSNAHVRLMRFFYLGLPFDSYGPALVAEHIRLVDAIASRNVTDARHYAGEHIRQAMERSASMLMNAIRFGEAVFGANQSLEGTIPHAAAGVRRP, encoded by the coding sequence ATGGAAAGCATCGTAGAAACCCTCTACCGCAGACTCCGCCAGGACATCGTCGAGTGCGAGCTGACGCCCGGGCGCGCCTTCTCCGAGACCGAGTTCGGCCGTCTTTACAATGCAAGCCGCACTCCCATCCGCGAGGTCTGTCGCCGGCTGGAACATGACGGCCTCATCCGCATCATCCCCTTCCGCGGCTACCGCATCGCACCTCTCTCCGTAGCCGAGTTTCACGATCTCGAAGAGTTGCAGCTCATCTTCGAACCCGAAGCCGCTGCACTGGCGGCAGAGCGGGCCAGCGAGGAAGAGATCGCCGAGATGAAGAAGCTCGCCACGTATGAGTATCGCGTCGGCGACCGCTCCAGCTATCGCGAGTTTATCCAGACCAACTATCAGCTCCATACCCTGATCGCGCAGTCCACCCGCAACATGCGCCTGCTCGACGTTGTCAGCAACGCCCACGTTCGCCTGATGCGCTTCTTCTACCTCGGTCTGCCGTTTGACTCTTACGGCCCCGCGCTGGTCGCAGAACACATCCGCCTTGTCGATGCTATCGCCAGCCGGAATGTCACTGACGCACGGCATTACGCAGGCGAGCACATCCGCCAGGCGATGGAACGCAGCGCCAGCATGTTGATGAACGCCATTCGCTTCGGCGAGGCTGTCTTTGGCGCCAACCAATCGCTCGAAGGCACGATTCCCCATGCGGCTGCAGGGGTTCGTCGCCCGTAA
- the htpG gene encoding molecular chaperone HtpG: protein MSKQQFQTEVSQLLHLIVHSLYSHPEIFLRELISNSSDALDKLRHLTLVDEKYKALVGDGIDSPRIDLELNEEAKTLTISDTGIGMSEEDLVSHLGTIARSGTKNFLSQLSGDDRKDSNLIGQFGVGFYSVFMVADKVEVTSRKAGEDKTFRWTSDGKTGFDIEEVTGAAARSSAGTTVLIHFNEEGSQYANSYRLQEIVKKYSNHIAFPIFLTYDKSEWNAEKKESEKKRVTEQVNAASAMWQRSKSELTDEDYKEFYKSITGDWEDPLFWFHTRAEGNLEYTTLFYIPAKAPMDLYQVDYKTGVKLYVKRVFIMDDSKELLPPYLRFVRGIIDSEDLPLNVSREILQQNRILTTIKTASVKKILSELKSISENDKEKYAKFIAEYNRPLKEGLYGDFANRETLLELIRFKSTRAEGLTSLAEAKSRMQPEQKALYYITGGTENMLRNSPLLEIYKKKDIEVLILDDDIDEIVFSTIDKYGDTDLKAVNKGAASEDLKDETAPEKAAEKAEALKPLLEKIKATLGDAVKEVRPSARLADSPSVIVSDEDEPSARMRQMMRAMGQKEMPEPSPTLEINPDHEIIQKLLADPSNGRVEDAAWLLFDQALLLEGVPLKDPATFVQRLNRVLNQSI from the coding sequence ATGTCCAAGCAACAATTTCAGACTGAAGTCAGCCAACTCCTTCACCTCATCGTCCACTCGCTCTACTCTCACCCGGAGATCTTTCTCCGCGAACTGATCTCCAACTCCTCCGACGCGCTCGACAAGCTGCGGCACCTGACCCTGGTCGACGAAAAGTACAAGGCTCTCGTCGGCGATGGTATCGATTCGCCGCGGATCGACCTCGAGCTGAACGAGGAGGCCAAAACCCTCACCATCTCCGATACCGGAATCGGCATGAGCGAGGAAGACCTTGTCTCGCACCTCGGCACCATCGCCCGTTCCGGAACAAAGAACTTCCTCTCGCAGCTCTCCGGCGACGACCGCAAGGACTCCAACCTGATCGGCCAGTTCGGCGTGGGTTTCTATTCCGTCTTCATGGTGGCCGACAAGGTCGAGGTCACCTCGCGCAAGGCGGGCGAAGACAAGACCTTCCGCTGGACCTCCGACGGCAAGACCGGCTTCGACATCGAAGAGGTCACAGGCGCAGCCGCACGCTCTTCCGCGGGCACGACCGTCCTCATCCACTTCAACGAAGAGGGCTCGCAGTACGCCAACAGCTACCGGTTGCAGGAGATCGTCAAGAAGTACTCCAACCACATCGCGTTCCCGATCTTCCTTACCTATGACAAGAGCGAGTGGAACGCCGAGAAGAAGGAGTCTGAGAAGAAGCGCGTCACCGAGCAGGTCAACGCCGCCAGCGCCATGTGGCAGCGGTCCAAGTCCGAGCTGACCGACGAGGACTACAAGGAGTTCTATAAGTCCATCACCGGCGACTGGGAAGATCCGCTCTTCTGGTTCCACACCCGCGCCGAGGGCAATCTCGAGTACACCACTCTGTTCTACATCCCGGCGAAGGCCCCCATGGACCTCTACCAGGTCGATTACAAGACGGGCGTCAAACTCTACGTGAAGCGCGTCTTCATCATGGACGACTCCAAGGAGCTTCTGCCGCCATACCTCCGTTTCGTGCGCGGCATCATCGACTCCGAGGATCTCCCGCTCAACGTCTCGCGAGAGATCCTGCAGCAGAACCGCATCCTCACCACCATCAAGACCGCGAGCGTCAAGAAGATCCTCTCCGAGCTGAAGTCCATCTCCGAGAACGACAAGGAGAAGTATGCAAAGTTCATCGCCGAGTACAACCGTCCTCTGAAGGAAGGTCTCTACGGCGACTTCGCTAACCGCGAGACGCTGCTCGAACTGATCCGCTTCAAGTCGACCAGGGCAGAAGGCCTCACCAGTCTGGCCGAGGCGAAGTCGCGCATGCAGCCTGAGCAGAAGGCGCTCTACTACATCACCGGCGGCACCGAGAACATGCTGCGCAACTCGCCCTTGCTCGAGATCTACAAGAAGAAGGACATCGAAGTCCTGATCCTCGACGACGACATCGACGAGATTGTCTTCTCCACGATCGACAAGTACGGCGACACCGACCTGAAGGCCGTCAACAAGGGAGCCGCCAGCGAGGACCTGAAAGACGAAACCGCGCCCGAGAAGGCTGCCGAAAAGGCCGAAGCTCTCAAGCCTCTGCTCGAAAAGATCAAGGCCACGCTCGGCGACGCCGTCAAAGAGGTTCGCCCCTCCGCACGTCTCGCCGACAGCCCTTCGGTCATCGTCTCCGACGAGGACGAACCCTCCGCACGCATGCGCCAGATGATGCGCGCCATGGGCCAGAAGGAGATGCCCGAGCCCTCGCCTACACTCGAGATCAACCCCGATCACGAGATCATCCAGAAGCTGCTCGCCGACCCCAGCAACGGCAGGGTAGAAGACGCGGCCTGGCTGCTCTTCGATCAGGCCCTGCTGCTTGAAGGCGTGCCGCTAAAGGACCCGGCAACCTTCGTGCAGCGCCTCAACCGCGTGCTGAATCAGTCCATCTGA